ATAAGGGCAAAAATGAGATATAAAAAAACAATTTTCATCTATTTTAACTTGTACAACTGGAATTTGTTTATTTGCTGTAATTTTTTTTCGACAGACTTATGAAATCTATTGATTTTTAGATCAATATTAGTGTTTACGTAAATATTTTCTTTGAAGTCAATCCTTTTTATAAAATTAGACCATTTTTCTTGTGTCTTATAATATGGAGTATAGTAAGGTTTTGCAAAATCTAAGTCTAATCGTAAATAGTTGAGGTGATTTTCAGGAAATACAATTACCGAACCAGGATTTATGTCTTCATATTTATTTTCAATTTTATATATGGTTTGAGTGTATGACTTGTCGTGGAGTAAGTAGTCGGTTGATCTGTATCCAATATTAAGTAAGAATGAAAATAGGGCAATAAAGACCAAAAAGTGTTTCATCCATTCGTTGTTTTTTAGTAAACACGATTTTTGTAAAAAGCTGATTAACGTAATATAGATCAAGAATGTTCCAGGAGATAAAAGTCGATAATTGAAACCATCGAAATGTGAAATCCATCTCAAGGTTATAATTGAAATAAGATAAGTAATGCCGACCGAAAGAAATACAATTTCAAATGCATAGTTATTATTCAATGTGTATTTCTTGATTTTATTTTTGTTTTTGTAAGCCATTAAAAATAACAAGGCAAACTGAAAAATAAATAATATTAAAGCTTTTTTTGATAAAGGCGGTGGTCCCCGAAAACTGGACAGTGTGCTAAGCTAAGAGTCAGACCCCTTAACGATGGAGGAACTGACGATGGGAACCAAGCGCAAAAAGCACAGTGCCGAGTTCAAAGCCAAAGTCGCCCTGGCAGCGATTCAGAACGAAGAGACCACCGCCCAGCTGGCCAGTCGCTTCGGTGTGCATCCGACGATGATCTCGTCCTGGAAGCGACAGCTTCTGGACGGGGCCGCAGAGCTGTTTGAAAAGGGCCATAAGGGCCGCAAGCAAGCCGAGGCGCACACCGAAGAGCTCTACCGGCAGATAGGCCAGCTGAAGGTGGAAAACGATTTTTTAGCACGCAAGCTCGGCGCCTGAGCGGTAAAGAGAAAAAGCAAATGGTTGAGCCGCAGAAACAGGAGCCGAGCATATCACGCCAGTGCCAATTGTTGGATTTGAGCAGATCTTCATATTACTACACCCCGGTCCCGGTAAAGGCCGAGGATCTGAAGCTGATGCGCAAGATCGATGAGCTGTATTTACAGCATCCGTGCTGGGGCAGCCGCTCGATGGTGCGCCAGCTCGGACGCGAGGGCATCGTTGTCAATCGAAAGCATGTTCAGCGGTTGATGCGGCTGATGGGCATTGAGGCCGTATACCCCAAGCCGCGCACCAGCCGGCCCCATCCCGAGCACCGGATCTTTCCCTATCTGCTTCGAAACTTGACTATCGATCGGCCCAATCAGGTATGGGCCACCGATATCACCTACATCCCCATGGAGCATGGATTCATGTACCTTGTAGCCGTCATGGACTGGAACAGCCGCAAAATCCTCTCCTGGCGGATTTCCAATACCCTTGAGCCAGACTTCTGCGTTGATGCCCTCCAAGAGGCCCTGAGCCGCTACGGACGGCCTGAAATCTTCAACACTGACCAGGGAGCTCAGTTTACCAGCAACGACTTTGTCAACGTCCTCAGGGACAACCAGATCGCCATCAGCATGGACGGCAGGGGGCGCTGCCAGGACAACATATTCGTGGAACGGCTCTGGTGGACCATCAAGCACCAGTACCTTTACCTGCACTCGTTTGACAGCGGTTCGGCCCTGCGCAAGGGCCTCTGTGCCTGGATCGCCTTTTACAACCACGACAGAGCTCATTCAGCTCTTGACAATAGAACCCCGGATGAGGTTTACTTCGATTTACCTCGTCCTTTCGCCGAGGTCGCCTGATGTCTTTTTACTTCTACTTTTTCTACTGCCTCTTAGCTTACCGCACCCATCAGGCTGTCCAACCTTTGGGGTCCACCTCCAAATACTGAATTGGAATTATTGATTCAGCGACAATGGCCTTAGATAGCATATAAAGGAGCTGTATATTTGATTCTGGTGCCTCAATTCGAGGC
This genomic interval from Desulfovermiculus halophilus DSM 18834 contains the following:
- a CDS encoding IS3 family transposase (programmed frameshift), encoding MGTKRKKHSAEFKAKVALAAIQNEETTAQLASRFGVHPTMISSWKRQLLDGAAELFEKGHKGRKQAEAHTEELYRQIGQLKVENDFLARKARRLSGKEKKQMVEPQKQEPSISRQCQLLDLSRSSYYYTPVPVKAEDLKLMRKIDELYLQHPCWGSRSMVRQLGREGIVVNRKHVQRLMRLMGIEAVYPKPRTSRPHPEHRIFPYLLRNLTIDRPNQVWATDITYIPMEHGFMYLVAVMDWNSRKILSWRISNTLEPDFCVDALQEALSRYGRPEIFNTDQGAQFTSNDFVNVLRDNQIAISMDGRGRCQDNIFVERLWWTIKHQYLYLHSFDSGSALRKGLCAWIAFYNHDRAHSALDNRTPDEVYFDLPRPFAEVA